A portion of the Lolium rigidum isolate FL_2022 chromosome 1, APGP_CSIRO_Lrig_0.1, whole genome shotgun sequence genome contains these proteins:
- the LOC124684715 gene encoding uncharacterized protein LOC124684715: MRSDGDVKSFFRQQKARSGAAAAAKPTGGVSKKAALPHQKQAAALLFHPTPDHADGADARREEEDRERKAREFDMDMRYGPCLGLTRAQRWHRAAALGLAPPPHALCSDNQPCLWEGRV, translated from the exons ATGAGGAGCGACGGCGATGTCAAGTCCTTCTTCCGGCAGCAGAAGGCCCgctccggcgcggcggcggccgccaagCCCACCGGCGGCGTCTCCAAGAAGGCGGCGCTCCCCCACCAGAAGCAGGCGGCGGCGCTTCTCTTCCACCCCACACCTG ATCACGCCGACGGAGCGGAcgcgaggagggaggaggaggacagGGAGAGGAAGGCCCGGGAGTTCGACATGGACATGCGCTACGGGCCCTGCCTCGGCCTCACCCGCGCCCAGCGCTGGCACCGCGCCGCCGCGCtcggcctcgccccgccgccgcacGCGCTCTGCTCCGACAACCAGCCGTGCCTCTGGGAGGGCCGCGTCTAG
- the LOC124702783 gene encoding probable polyamine transporter At1g31830 isoform X2: MDDRVDFKYDGVNDGEQRKGGHGIPKVSMVPLVFLIFYEVSGGPFGIEDSVKAAGPLLAILGFLLFAFIWSVPEALITAEMGTMFPENGGYVVWVSSALGPFWAFQQGWAKWLSGVIDNALYPVLFLDYVKSSVPALGGGLPRTFAVLILTVALTYMNYRGLTIVGWVAVFLGVFSLLPFFVMGLIAIPQIEPSRWFEMDLDNVNWGLYLNTLFWNLNYWDSISTLAGEVENPKRTLPRALSYALVLVVVGYLYPLITCTAALPVVRESWTDGYFSDVAKILGGFWLHSWIQAAAALSNMGNFVTEMSSDSYQLLGMAERGMLPEFFAKRSRHGTPLIGILFSALGVVLLSWMSFQEIIAAENYLYCFGMILEFIAFIKLRITHPSTSRPFRIPLGTVGTVVMIIPPTILIVVVMALASFKVMAVSILAVLVGFALQPGLVYVEKKRWLRFSVREDLPTLPDSSPVTTEEETTHLVV, translated from the coding sequence ATGGACGATCGTGTCGATTTCAAGTATGATGGTGTCAATGACGGGGAACAGCGAAAGGGAGGGCATGGCATCCCAAAGGTTTCCATGGTCCCCCTCGTCTTCCTCATATTCTATGAAGTCTCAGGGGGTCCCTTTGGGATTGAAGATAGTGTCAAGGCAGCTGGACCGCTCCTAGCAATTTTGGGTTTTCTTCTGTTTGCGTTCATATGGAGTGTTCCAGAAGCCCTAATCACTGCTGAGATGGGCACTATGTTCCCTGAGAATGGTGGCTATGTTGTCTGGGTCTCTTCAGCTCTTGGACCCTTTTGGGCTTTTCAGCAAGGCTGGGCAAAGTGGCTTAGTGGGGTCATAGATAATGCTCTCTATCCGGTCCTTTTTCTTGACTATGTCAAGTCCAGTGTTCCAGCTCTCGGTGGCGGGCTTCCAAGGACTTTTGCGGTGCTTATCCTCACAGTTGCCCTTACCTACATGAACTACAGAGGATTAACAATAGTTGGCTGGGTGGCAGTCTTTCTTGGGGTGTTCTCTCTGCTCCCTTTCTTTGTAATGGGATTGATAGCTATTCCACAGATTGAACCTTCAAGATGGTTTGAAATGGACCTGGACAATGTGAATTGGGGATTATATCTGAACACTCTGTTCTGGAACCTCAACTATTGGGATTCAATCAGTACATTGGCTGGAGAGGTTGAGAATCCAAAGAGAACCCTCCCGAGGGCACTTTCTTATGCTCTAGTTTTAGTAGTTGTGGGATACCTCTACCCTCTGATCACTTGTACAGCAGCCCTTCCAGTGGTTCGAGAGTCCTGGACGGATGGATATTTTTCAGATGTTGCAAAAATTCTTGGTGGTTTCTGGTTGCATTCGTGGATTCAAGCTGCTGCTGCCTTGTCAAACATGGGCAACTTTGTTACTGAAATGAGCAGTGATTCTTACCAGCTTCTGGGGATGGCTGAGCGTGGCATGCTCCCTGAGTTCTTTGCCAAGAGATCACGCCACGGGACCCCGCTGATCGGCATCCTGTTCTCTGCATTAGGTGTGGTCCTGCTGTCCTGGATGAGCTTCCAGGAGATTATTGCCGCAGAAAACTACCTATACTGCTTCGGGATGATATTGGAGTTCATTGCCTTCATCAAGCTGAGGATAACCCACCCAAGCACCTCCCGACCTTTCCGTATCCCGCTGGGCACGGTGGGCACTGTCGTGATGATCATCCCCCCGACCATTCTGATCGTCGTTGTGATGGCCCTGGCATCCTTCAAGGTGATGGCCGTGAGCATCCTGGCGGTGCTCGTGGGGTTCGCGCTGCAGCCGGGCCTCGTGTATGTGGAGAAGAAGCGGTGGCTGAGGTTCTCCGTCAGGGAGGACCTACCCACTCTGCCGGACTCCTCGCCTGTTACCACCGAAGAGGAGACCACCCACCTTGTGGTCTGA
- the LOC124702772 gene encoding 40S ribosomal protein S3-3: protein MATQISKKKKFVSDGVFYAELNEMLTRELAEDGYSGVEVRVTPMRTEIIIRATRTQNVLGEKGRRIRELTSVVQKRFNFPENGVELYAEKVVNRGLCAIAQAESLRYKLLGGLAVRRACYGVLRFVMESGAKGCEVIVSGKLRAQRAKSMKFKDGYMISSGQPVNEYIDAAVRHVLLRQGVLGIKVKIMLDWDPKGKLGPTTPLPDLVTIHPPKEEDELRPPTLVEV from the exons ATGGCGACCCAGATCAGCAAGAAGAAGAAG TTTGTGAGCGACGGCGTGTTCTACGCCGAGCTGAACGAGATGCTGACCCGGGAGCTGGCCGAGGACGGCTACTCCGGCGTGGAGGTGCGCGTGACCCCGATGCGCACGGAGATCATCATCCGGGCCACCAGGACCCAGAACGTGCTCGGCGAGAAGGGCCGCAGGATCAGGGAGCTCACCTCCGTCGTCCAGAAGAGGTTCAACTTCCCCGAGAACGGCGTCGAGCTCTACGCCGAGAAGGTCGTCAACCGTGGCCTCTGCGCCATCGCCCAGGCCGAGTCTCTCCGCTACAAGCTCCTCGGCGGCCTCGCCGTCCGCAG GGCTTGCTATGGTGTTCTCCGCTTTGTTATGGAGAGTGGTGCCAAGGGTTGTGAG GTCATTGTGAGCGGCAAGCTCAGGGCTCAGAGGGCCAAGAGCATGAAGTTCAAGGATGGCTACATGATCTCATCTGGTCAGCCAGTGAATGAGTACATCGATGCTGCTGTGAGACACGTGCTTCTCAGACAG GGTGTTCTTGGTATCAAGGTGAAGATCATGCTCGACTGGGATCCCAAGGGCAAGCTTGGCCCGACCACCCCTCTGCCTGACCTTGTCACCATCCACCCCCCGAAGGAGGAGGATGAGCTTCGCCCTCCCACCCTGGTTGAGGTCTAA
- the LOC124702783 gene encoding probable polyamine transporter At1g31830 isoform X1 has translation MKLRSTAVTRANSASVPMDDRVDFKYDGVNDGEQRKGGHGIPKVSMVPLVFLIFYEVSGGPFGIEDSVKAAGPLLAILGFLLFAFIWSVPEALITAEMGTMFPENGGYVVWVSSALGPFWAFQQGWAKWLSGVIDNALYPVLFLDYVKSSVPALGGGLPRTFAVLILTVALTYMNYRGLTIVGWVAVFLGVFSLLPFFVMGLIAIPQIEPSRWFEMDLDNVNWGLYLNTLFWNLNYWDSISTLAGEVENPKRTLPRALSYALVLVVVGYLYPLITCTAALPVVRESWTDGYFSDVAKILGGFWLHSWIQAAAALSNMGNFVTEMSSDSYQLLGMAERGMLPEFFAKRSRHGTPLIGILFSALGVVLLSWMSFQEIIAAENYLYCFGMILEFIAFIKLRITHPSTSRPFRIPLGTVGTVVMIIPPTILIVVVMALASFKVMAVSILAVLVGFALQPGLVYVEKKRWLRFSVREDLPTLPDSSPVTTEEETTHLVV, from the exons ATG AAATTGAGGAGCACAGCCGTAACACGAGCAAATTCAGCCTCTGTTCCTATGGACGATCGTGTCGATTTCAAGTATGATGGTGTCAATGACGGGGAACAGCGAAAGGGAGGGCATGGCATCCCAAAGGTTTCCATGGTCCCCCTCGTCTTCCTCATATTCTATGAAGTCTCAGGGGGTCCCTTTGGGATTGAAGATAGTGTCAAGGCAGCTGGACCGCTCCTAGCAATTTTGGGTTTTCTTCTGTTTGCGTTCATATGGAGTGTTCCAGAAGCCCTAATCACTGCTGAGATGGGCACTATGTTCCCTGAGAATGGTGGCTATGTTGTCTGGGTCTCTTCAGCTCTTGGACCCTTTTGGGCTTTTCAGCAAGGCTGGGCAAAGTGGCTTAGTGGGGTCATAGATAATGCTCTCTATCCGGTCCTTTTTCTTGACTATGTCAAGTCCAGTGTTCCAGCTCTCGGTGGCGGGCTTCCAAGGACTTTTGCGGTGCTTATCCTCACAGTTGCCCTTACCTACATGAACTACAGAGGATTAACAATAGTTGGCTGGGTGGCAGTCTTTCTTGGGGTGTTCTCTCTGCTCCCTTTCTTTGTAATGGGATTGATAGCTATTCCACAGATTGAACCTTCAAGATGGTTTGAAATGGACCTGGACAATGTGAATTGGGGATTATATCTGAACACTCTGTTCTGGAACCTCAACTATTGGGATTCAATCAGTACATTGGCTGGAGAGGTTGAGAATCCAAAGAGAACCCTCCCGAGGGCACTTTCTTATGCTCTAGTTTTAGTAGTTGTGGGATACCTCTACCCTCTGATCACTTGTACAGCAGCCCTTCCAGTGGTTCGAGAGTCCTGGACGGATGGATATTTTTCAGATGTTGCAAAAATTCTTGGTGGTTTCTGGTTGCATTCGTGGATTCAAGCTGCTGCTGCCTTGTCAAACATGGGCAACTTTGTTACTGAAATGAGCAGTGATTCTTACCAGCTTCTGGGGATGGCTGAGCGTGGCATGCTCCCTGAGTTCTTTGCCAAGAGATCACGCCACGGGACCCCGCTGATCGGCATCCTGTTCTCTGCATTAGGTGTGGTCCTGCTGTCCTGGATGAGCTTCCAGGAGATTATTGCCGCAGAAAACTACCTATACTGCTTCGGGATGATATTGGAGTTCATTGCCTTCATCAAGCTGAGGATAACCCACCCAAGCACCTCCCGACCTTTCCGTATCCCGCTGGGCACGGTGGGCACTGTCGTGATGATCATCCCCCCGACCATTCTGATCGTCGTTGTGATGGCCCTGGCATCCTTCAAGGTGATGGCCGTGAGCATCCTGGCGGTGCTCGTGGGGTTCGCGCTGCAGCCGGGCCTCGTGTATGTGGAGAAGAAGCGGTGGCTGAGGTTCTCCGTCAGGGAGGACCTACCCACTCTGCCGGACTCCTCGCCTGTTACCACCGAAGAGGAGACCACCCACCTTGTGGTCTGA